One stretch of Eretmochelys imbricata isolate rEreImb1 chromosome 1, rEreImb1.hap1, whole genome shotgun sequence DNA includes these proteins:
- the ANGPTL5 gene encoding angiopoietin-related protein 5: MIQFSGTSLICLNIIFFFGGETVLGNVRPCSTKDTPNGSAVQTPPKTAEKNTSTAISKQKEQCLVPCDIQAKMLRGEKHYMCRNLQNSLVEYARSTKKLVRNMMDDQQSSLDYLSNQVSELMNRVLLLNAEVLRKHLDPLPYKAVQSHGLDCTDIKDTIGSVAKTPSGLYIIHPEGSSYPYEVLCDMDFKGGGWTVIQKRTDGVIDFQRNWSEYLDGFGDLSGDFWLGLRKVFLILNQKTTSFMLYVGLESEDDTYAYASYDNFWLEDEACSFKIHLGRYSGTAGDAFRGYRKEDNQNAMPFSTFDVDNDGCNPVCYLQEQPVKSCSNFSDNTGWWFNQCGLANLNGVHRFTGKFLATGIHWDTWAENNKPIRIKSVSMKIRRTYNPYFK; this comes from the exons GATACACCCAATggcagtgctgtgcaaacaccaCCCAAgactgcagagaaaaatacatcaacagctatttcaaaacaaaaggaacaaTGCCTTGTGCCATGTGATATTCAAGCTAAAATGTTACGCGGAGAAAAACATTATATGTGCA GAAATTTGCAGAACTCTCTTGTTGAATATGCAAGAAGTACAAAAAAACTGGTAAGAAATATGATGGATGACCAACAATCTTCTTTGGATTATCTTTCTAATCag GTGAGTGAACTTATGAACAGGGTCCTTCTTTTGAATGCAGAAGTTTTGAGAAAACATTTGGATCCACTTCCTTACAAAGCAGTTCAGTCTCATG GACTGGATTGCACCGATATTAAAGATACCATAGGTTCAGTTGCAAAAACTCCCAGCGGTCTGTACATAATCCATCCAGAAGGATCAAGTTACCCCTATGAG GTTTTGTGTGATATGGATTTTAAAGGAGGTGGATGGACTGTGATTCAGAAAAGAACCGATGGGGTAATTGACTTCCAAAGAAATTGGTCAGAATACTTGGATGGATTTGGAGATCTTTCAG GGGACTTTTGGCTTGGACTGAGGAAAGTTTTTCTTATATTAAATCAGAAAACAACAAGCTTTATGCTTTATGTGGGTTTAGAATCTGAAGATGACACATATGCCTATGCATCTTATGACAACTTTTGGCTAGAGGATGAAGCATGTTCCTTTAAAATCCATTTAGGCCGTTATTCAGGAACTGCTG GTGATGCATTTCGAGGATACAGAAAGGAAGATAACCAGAATGCAATGCCCTTCAGCACATTTGATGTAGATAATGATGGATGCAACCCAGTATGCTATCTCCAAGAGCAGCCTGTGAAGAGCTGCAGTAATTTCAGTGATAACACTGGCTGGTGGTTCAATCAGTGTGGCCTTGCAAATCTCAATGGTGTTCATCGTTTCACGGGAAAGTTTCTTGCAACAGGGATTCATTGGGATACATGGGCAGAAAATAATAAACCAATCAGAATTAAATCAGTTTCAATGAAAATTAGAAGAACCTATAATCCATATTTCAAATAG